The Vidua macroura isolate BioBank_ID:100142 chromosome 9, ASM2450914v1, whole genome shotgun sequence genome has a window encoding:
- the TMEM53 gene encoding transmembrane protein 53 isoform X4 → MIFFSETFGIRSLQTPARRLLELLFDYSVENRPVLFHVFSNGGVMLYRYIIEALHAHKPFQNLRVAGTIFDSAPGRRNLRGGLRALATVLVSVNVLLKYFLLFTFASTAVVLRILLYPLTRFIHESHYDALLKAPSRWPELYLYSQADLIIKASEVQLMASARQQLGVPVKAVDFSDSAHVSHMRLYPTYYRSLCTTFLSDCVGASPP, encoded by the coding sequence ATGATATTCTTCTCTGAGACCTTTGGCATCAGATCCCTGCAGACCCCAGCCAGGCGACTCCTGGAGCTACTCTTTGACTACAGTGTTGAAAACAGACCGGTTCTTTTCCACGTTTTCAGCAATGGTGGTGTCATGCTGTACCGTTACATCATCGAGGCGCTCCACGCCCACAAGCCGTTTCAGAACCTCAGAGTAGCTGGCACCATTTTCGATAGTGCCCCTGGCAGAAGAAACTTGCGAGGAGGCCTTCGTGCCCTGGCAACTGTCCTGGTCTCCGTGAACGTGCTGCTCAAGTATTTCCTGCTGTTCACTTTTGCCAGCACGGCCGTGGTGCTGCGGATCCTGCTGTACCCCCTGACCCGCTTCATCCACGAGAGCCATTACGACGCCCTGCTGAAAGCGCCCTCGCGCTGGCCCGAGCTCTACCTCTATTCTCAGGCCGATCTCATCATCAAGGCCAGCGAGGTTCAGCTCATGGCCAGTGCCCGGCAGCAGCTCGGTGTTCCTGTGAAAGCTGTGGACTTCTCGGATTCGGCTCACGTCAGCCACATGCGGCTGTACCCCACCTACTACCGCAGCCTCTGCACGACTTTCCTGTCTGACTGTGTCGGGGCCTCCCCTCCTTAG
- the ARMH1 gene encoding LOW QUALITY PROTEIN: armadillo-like helical domain containing protein 1 (The sequence of the model RefSeq protein was modified relative to this genomic sequence to represent the inferred CDS: inserted 2 bases in 1 codon; substituted 1 base at 1 genomic stop codon): MTSVKEQEAIXAIMVFLQEWDSCPQSSSNNCCVLNSLIKTSLQSCSHRYLTEFLETGGVFIPLEILRLNHLKEEDKGEIIKLLLPTGDSGREYKELICESCGSSRHKGWHLFLCTRVQAQTKFLNTSNSAEGQKDAEVLLDSLGHSSPXYQSQDSQGLEAVLLCTSPQVPHGALQTLRVMQDMTGDVPCLFMEPMLGVLCSVHLEVEYKGKICLPTLGGVGLAWVSAPGAKGRHSRSVSSVPGAPILPGCDRYGPGRGGASYSYSGKFAYPGCTARGCRTHRQVRAAAPRYRWSGARPSSDRCRDNGTRQMKVEPGCNWRRYILAGTAMNGADYASGGLESLGMYAVY; this comes from the exons ATGACATCTGTCAAAGAGCAGGAAGCCAT AGCCATCATGGTTTTCTTGCAGGAATGGGATAGTTGCCCACAAAGTTCCTCAAACAACTGTTGTGTCCTGAACAGCTTAATTAAAACAAG CTTGCAGTCTTGCAGCCACAGATACCTTACTGAATTTCTGGAGACTGGAGGTGTCTTTATTCCTCTGGAAATACTGAGGCTAAACCACCTGAAGGAAGAGGACAAAGGAGAAATTATAAAGCTGCTGTTGCCCACTGGAGACAGTGGCAGGGAGTATAAGGAGCTCATTTGTGAAAGCTGTG GCTCATCCAGGCACAAAGGTTGGCATCTCTTTCTCTGCACAAGGGTGCAAGCCCAGACCAAGTTCTTAAACACCTCCAACTCAGCAGAAGGTCAAAAAGATGCAGAGGTTCTTCTGGACTCTTTGGGCCACAGCAGCCCCTAGTACCAGAGCCAAGATTCCCAAGGCCTCGAAGCTGTGCTGTTGTGTACCTCCCCCCAAGTCCCGCACGGGGCTCTGCAGACACTCAGGGTCATGCAG GATATGACGGGAGATGTGCCCTGTCTGTTCATGGAGCCCATGCTGGGTGTGCTGTGCTCAGTACACCTGGAGGTCGAGTACAAAGGTAAGATCTGTCTACCCACCCTGGGCGGTGTGGGGCTAGCCTGGGTAAGTGCGCCGGGGGCGAAGGGCAGGCACAGCAGGTCTGTGTCGAGCGTCCCCGGGGCCCCGATCCTGCCGGGCTGCGACCGATACGGGCCCGGGCGGGGAGGGGCGTCTTATTCGTATTCAGGAAAATTTGCATACCCAGGGTGCACCGCGCGGGGGTGCCGCACACACCGTCAAGTTCGGGCCGCTGCTCCCCGGTACCGCTGGTCCGGTGCAAGGCCGAGCTCTGACCGGTGCCGGGACAATGGGACGAGGCAGATGAAGGTCGAACCTGGGTGCAACTGGCGTCGCTATATCTTAGCGGGGACAGCCATGAATGG AGCAGATTACGCCTCCGGTGGCTTAGAAAGCTTAGGCATGTATGCGGTGTACTAG
- the TMEM53 gene encoding transmembrane protein 53 isoform X1, which yields MGTRGPQGAVVELEPGQARGAEASGTGGAEGRTDRGPAEGRPVVILLGWAGCQDKHLAKYSAIYSQKGCTVIRYTAPWRMIFFSETFGIRSLQTPARRLLELLFDYSVENRPVLFHVFSNGGVMLYRYIIEALHAHKPFQNLRVAGTIFDSAPGRRNLRGGLRALATVLVSVNVLLKYFLLFTFASTAVVLRILLYPLTRFIHESHYDALLKAPSRWPELYLYSQADLIIKASEVQLMASARQQLGVPVKAVDFSDSAHVSHMRLYPTYYRSLCTTFLSDCVGASPP from the exons ATGGGCACCCGCGGGCCGCAGGGAGCCGTGGTGGAGCTGGAGCCGGGACAGGCCCGCGGTGCGGAGGCGAGCGGGACCGGGGGCGCcg AAGGCAGAACGGACAGAGGGCCTGCCGAGGGCCGGCCTGTGGTGATCCTCCTAGGCTGGGCCGGCTGCCAGGACAAACACCTGGCCAAATACAGTGCAATCTACAGCCAGAAG GGGTGCACGGTCATCCGTTACACAGCTCCATGGAGGATGATATTCTTCTCTGAGACCTTTGGCATCAGATCCCTGCAGACCCCAGCCAGGCGACTCCTGGAGCTACTCTTTGACTACAGTGTTGAAAACAGACCGGTTCTTTTCCACGTTTTCAGCAATGGTGGTGTCATGCTGTACCGTTACATCATCGAGGCGCTCCACGCCCACAAGCCGTTTCAGAACCTCAGAGTAGCTGGCACCATTTTCGATAGTGCCCCTGGCAGAAGAAACTTGCGAGGAGGCCTTCGTGCCCTGGCAACTGTCCTGGTCTCCGTGAACGTGCTGCTCAAGTATTTCCTGCTGTTCACTTTTGCCAGCACGGCCGTGGTGCTGCGGATCCTGCTGTACCCCCTGACCCGCTTCATCCACGAGAGCCATTACGACGCCCTGCTGAAAGCGCCCTCGCGCTGGCCCGAGCTCTACCTCTATTCTCAGGCCGATCTCATCATCAAGGCCAGCGAGGTTCAGCTCATGGCCAGTGCCCGGCAGCAGCTCGGTGTTCCTGTGAAAGCTGTGGACTTCTCGGATTCGGCTCACGTCAGCCACATGCGGCTGTACCCCACCTACTACCGCAGCCTCTGCACGACTTTCCTGTCTGACTGTGTCGGGGCCTCCCCTCCTTAG
- the LOC128811283 gene encoding uncharacterized protein LOC128811283, with product MGRAVAGAGLGTVSLWGSLLLAAGLALDPAPPICNCSEPMDYQAFREAPLPESCCLNFTSSNITHLDWGALVGVQGLRELYLSHCSITAISNAQGVPPALEILHLSHNLLESLPGSFLENAPNLRVLYLDSNQLQELPRSFLKASSQVQEVYLGFNALTFLPASLLKPSLLQLQLSNNSWDCSCALLTNLEGWSSQAAEVICHTPEHYHGVGLQSIPRDELCRSHGLTALFICLPPLLILTSITWCFCRQKKKTNYSLQSRSQSHRAMAERSNVSVSAEPHHYIPYELPAAPSKTEKKVLLGKQVVLQPFEDPLESCRDLYEEVEIQVGSPSSSQVPSHEGQLGTPAPRAEELGSEPEVDTVSVSEVLKDSADREKIYMSQTTSYYNLVPGIELDDSDNLEYETIDLH from the exons ATGGGGCGAGCGGTGGCAG gtgctgggctgggcaccgTGTCCCTCTGGGGCAGCCTCCTGCTCGCTGCCGGCCTTGCCCTCGACCCAGCACCGCCAATCTGCAACTGCTCGGAGCCCATGGACTACCAGGCTTTCCGGGAGGCTCCGCtccctgagagctgctgcctcaaCTTCACCAGCTCCAACATCACCCACCTAGACTGGGGTGCATTGGTGGGGGTGCAGGGGCTGCGGGAGCTCTACCTCTCCCACTGCAGCATCACGGCTATCAGCAACGCACAGGGAGTCCCTCCTGCCTTGGAAATCTTACACTTAAGTCACAACCTGCTGGAAAGTCTCCCTGGAAGCTTTCTAGAAAATGCCCCTAATTTGAGGGTTCTTTATCTGGACAGCAACCAGCTTCAGGAGCTACCCAGGTCCTTCCTGAAAGCATCTTCCCAGGTCCAGGAGGTCTACCTGGGCTTCAATGCTCTCACCTTTCTTCCTGCCAGCCTCCTGAAGCCATCTCTGCTCCAGCTTCAGCTCTCCAACAACAGCTGGGACTGCAGCTGTGCTTTGCTAACCAACCTGGAGGGTTGGtccagccaggctgctgaggTTATCTGCCACACACCAGAGCACTACCACGGTGTGGGGCtccagagcatcccccgggatGAGCTGTGCCGCTCACACGGCCTCACCGCCCTCTTCATCTGCCTGCCCcctctcctcatcctcaccaGCATCACTTGGTGCTTCTGCCGGCAGAAGAAAAAGACCAACTACAGCCTTCAGAGCAGGTCCCAGAGCCACCGGGCCATGGCAGAGAGGAGCAATGTGTCAGTGTCTGCAGAGCCCCACCACTACATCCCCTatgagctgcctgctgctccctccaagACTGAGAAGAAagtgctgctggggaaacaGGTCGTGCTCCAGCCCTTCGAGGATCCACTGGAGAGTTGCAGAGACCTCTATGAGGAGGTGGAGATCCAGGTGGGATCCCCCAGCAGTTCCCAGGTGCCATCCCATGAAGGGCAGCTGGGCACCCCAGCACCaagggcagaggagctgggcagtgaGCCAGAGGTGGACACTGTCAGCGTGAGTGAAGTCCTGAAGGACTCTGCGGACCGGGAGAAGATCTACATGAGTCAGACAACCAGCTATTACAACCTGGTACCTGGTATTGAGCTGGACGACTCAGACAACCTGGAGTATGAGACCATTGACCTGCACTGA
- the KIF2C gene encoding kinesin-like protein KIF2C: MESRGYLNVHPGALINIQRSSGLIHKATVKAVNAEHSCVTVEWSESGATKGKELDIKDVIAINPELLIIPPADVKENVPLQDNVTLQKQKRRTTLSKIPAPREAVRGRSRMSAITEPQCGFQEDEMAVDPSTSLQTRKYLTVTAGRTRPSGLDCVPEASLTSVNGNTENHLPAARTSSSLSPVRRRSNIVKEMEKMRTKREEKRAQISEIRIKRAQEFDSTCPNWEFARMIKAFRATLNCQPISINDPIEEHRICVCVRKRPLNKQELQKKECDVVTVPSKCVLMVHEPKQKVDLTKYLETQTFRFDFSFDETSSNEMVYRFTARPLVETIFEGGKATCFAYGQTGSGKTHTMGGDLSGRNQNASKGIYAFASQDVFLLLNQPRYKSQNLEVYVTFFEIYNGKVFDLLNKKAKLRVLEDGKQQVQVVGLQERPVGCADDVIRMIMIGSACRTSGQTFANASSSRSHACFQIILRRKGQMIGKFSLVDLAGNERGADTSNADRQTRMEGAEINKSLLALKECIRALGQNKSHTPFRESKLTQVLRDSFIGANSRTCMIAMISPGMSSCEYTLNTLRYADRVKELSPHDGGGESQSQMETEEAETCIEGSGVQFNFSKEEEEELSPSMFSYREVMTQISEWEEKVVEQLRELRQKMATELDCLLGIAEKPDYDLETFVSRAKYFIDDSSRNFHSVRETLDALGTAMQLEEQASKQLHWQRP; encoded by the exons ATGGAGTCTCGCGGCTATCTCAACGTCCATCCCGGTGCCCTTATTAACATCCAGCGGAGCAGTG GCTTAATCCATAAGGCAACGGTGAAAGCAGTGAACGCGGAGCACTCCTGCGTGACCGTGGAGTGGTCTGAGAGTGGCGCCACTAAAGGCAAGGAG CTTGATATTAAAGATGTGATTGCAATAAATCCTGAATTATTAATCATACCTCCTGCGGATGTGAAAGAGAATGTTCCTTTGCAAGACAATGTAACTTTACAG aaacagaagcGTAGAACAACCCTTTCAAAAATTCCTGCTCCACGGGAAG CTGTGCGTGGCCGTTCCAGGATGTCTGCTATCACAGAACCCCAGTGTGGCTTCCAGGAAGATGAGATGGCAGTAGATCCCTCCACTTCTTtgcaaaccagaaaatatttgacAGTTACTG CTGGCCGAACCAGGCCTAGCGGGCTGGATTGTGTTCCAGAAGCCTCACTGACAAGTGTAAATGGAAATACAGAGAATCATCTGCCTGCTGCTAGAACGAGCTCTTCATTGAGCCCAG TTCGAAGAAGATCTAACATTGTGAAAGAGATGGAGAAAATGAGAaccaagagagaagaaaagagagctCAAATTAGTGAAATCAGGATAAAACGAGCACAG GAGTTTGACAGCACCTGTCCAAACTGGGAGTTTGCACGTATGATCAAGGCATTCAGAGCAACTTTAAACTGCCAGCCGATATCTATAAATGATCCA ATAGAAGAGCACAGGATTTGTGTCTGTGTGAGAAAGCGCCCTCTCAATAAGCAAG AACTTCAAAAAAAGGAATGTGATGTGGTTACTGTTCCAAGCAAGTGTGTCCTGATGGTGCATGAGCCAAAGCAGAAAGTAGACCTAACAAAATATCTTGAAACCCAAACATTTAGATTTGACTTTTCATTTGATGAAACTTCTTCGAATGAAATGGTATACAG ATTCACTGCTAGACCTCTTGTAGAGACCATCTTTGAGGGTGGGAAGGCGACATGCTTTGCATATGGCCAGACAGGAAGTGGCAAGACACAT ACTATGGGTGGAGACTTGTCTGGGAGAAACCAGAATGCCTCAAAGGGCATATATGCTTTTGCCT CACAAGATGTCTTCCTCCTCCTAAACCAGCCCAGGTACAAGAGTCAGAATCTGGAAGTCTATGTGACTTTCTTTGAAATATATAATGGAAAA GTGTTTGACCTCTTGAATAAGAAGGCCAAACTTCGAGTCCTGGAGGATGGCAAGCAACAGGTCCAGGTCGTTGGTCTCCAGGAAAGACCAGTTGGCTGTGCTGACGATGTCATCAGAATGATCATGATTGGCAGTGCCTGCAG GACATCTGGGCAGACTTTTGCAAATGCCAGCTCTTCACGGTCACATGCCTGCTTCCAAATCATACTGCGCCGAAAAGGACAAATGATTGGCAAATTTTCCTTGGTGGATCTGGCAGGAAATGAAAGGGGTGCAGACACATCTAATGCTGATCGACAGACACGGATGGAAGGTGCTGAAATCAATAAGAGCTTGCTGGCCTTGAAG GAGTGCATCCGAGCTTTAGGGCAGAACAAGTCTCATACCCCCTTTCGGGAGAGCAAGCTGACACAAGTGCTAAGAGACTCTTTCATAGGAGCAAACTCCAGGACCTGCATG ATAGCAATGATTTCTCCAGGCATGAGTTCGTGTGAGTACACCTTAAACACACTGAGATATGCTGACAG AGTGAAAGAGCTCAGCCCTCATGATGGAGGTGGTGAAAGTCAGAGTCAGATGGAGACTGAAGAGGCTGAGACCTGTATTGAAGGTTCAGGTGTTCAATTCAAT TTCTccaaagaagaggaggaagaactCTCTCCAAGCATGTTCAGCTATCGAGAGGTTATGACTCAAATTAGTGAATGGGAGGAGAAGGTTGTGGAACAGCTTAGAGAACTGAGACAG aaaatggcTACTGAACTTGACTGCCTCTTGGGAATCGCAGAGAAACCAGATTATGATCTTGAGACCTTTGTGAGCAGAGCTAAGTACTTCATAGATGACAGCTCAAGAAATTTCCATAGTGTCAGAG AAACACTGGATGCCCTGGGGACTGCCATGCAACTGGAGGAACAAGCCAGCAAGCAGCTACACTGGCAGAGGCCTTAA
- the TMEM53 gene encoding transmembrane protein 53 isoform X3 produces MGTRGPQGAVVELEPGQARGRTDRGPAEGRPVVILLGWAGCQDKHLAKYSAIYSQKGCTVIRYTAPWRMIFFSETFGIRSLQTPARRLLELLFDYSVENRPVLFHVFSNGGVMLYRYIIEALHAHKPFQNLRVAGTIFDSAPGRRNLRGGLRALATVLVSVNVLLKYFLLFTFASTAVVLRILLYPLTRFIHESHYDALLKAPSRWPELYLYSQADLIIKASEVQLMASARQQLGVPVKAVDFSDSAHVSHMRLYPTYYRSLCTTFLSDCVGASPP; encoded by the exons ATGGGCACCCGCGGGCCGCAGGGAGCCGTGGTGGAGCTGGAGCCGGGACAGGCCCGCG GCAGAACGGACAGAGGGCCTGCCGAGGGCCGGCCTGTGGTGATCCTCCTAGGCTGGGCCGGCTGCCAGGACAAACACCTGGCCAAATACAGTGCAATCTACAGCCAGAAG GGGTGCACGGTCATCCGTTACACAGCTCCATGGAGGATGATATTCTTCTCTGAGACCTTTGGCATCAGATCCCTGCAGACCCCAGCCAGGCGACTCCTGGAGCTACTCTTTGACTACAGTGTTGAAAACAGACCGGTTCTTTTCCACGTTTTCAGCAATGGTGGTGTCATGCTGTACCGTTACATCATCGAGGCGCTCCACGCCCACAAGCCGTTTCAGAACCTCAGAGTAGCTGGCACCATTTTCGATAGTGCCCCTGGCAGAAGAAACTTGCGAGGAGGCCTTCGTGCCCTGGCAACTGTCCTGGTCTCCGTGAACGTGCTGCTCAAGTATTTCCTGCTGTTCACTTTTGCCAGCACGGCCGTGGTGCTGCGGATCCTGCTGTACCCCCTGACCCGCTTCATCCACGAGAGCCATTACGACGCCCTGCTGAAAGCGCCCTCGCGCTGGCCCGAGCTCTACCTCTATTCTCAGGCCGATCTCATCATCAAGGCCAGCGAGGTTCAGCTCATGGCCAGTGCCCGGCAGCAGCTCGGTGTTCCTGTGAAAGCTGTGGACTTCTCGGATTCGGCTCACGTCAGCCACATGCGGCTGTACCCCACCTACTACCGCAGCCTCTGCACGACTTTCCTGTCTGACTGTGTCGGGGCCTCCCCTCCTTAG
- the TMEM53 gene encoding transmembrane protein 53 isoform X2, producing MGTRGPQGAVVELEPGQAREGRTDRGPAEGRPVVILLGWAGCQDKHLAKYSAIYSQKGCTVIRYTAPWRMIFFSETFGIRSLQTPARRLLELLFDYSVENRPVLFHVFSNGGVMLYRYIIEALHAHKPFQNLRVAGTIFDSAPGRRNLRGGLRALATVLVSVNVLLKYFLLFTFASTAVVLRILLYPLTRFIHESHYDALLKAPSRWPELYLYSQADLIIKASEVQLMASARQQLGVPVKAVDFSDSAHVSHMRLYPTYYRSLCTTFLSDCVGASPP from the exons ATGGGCACCCGCGGGCCGCAGGGAGCCGTGGTGGAGCTGGAGCCGGGACAGGCCCGCG AAGGCAGAACGGACAGAGGGCCTGCCGAGGGCCGGCCTGTGGTGATCCTCCTAGGCTGGGCCGGCTGCCAGGACAAACACCTGGCCAAATACAGTGCAATCTACAGCCAGAAG GGGTGCACGGTCATCCGTTACACAGCTCCATGGAGGATGATATTCTTCTCTGAGACCTTTGGCATCAGATCCCTGCAGACCCCAGCCAGGCGACTCCTGGAGCTACTCTTTGACTACAGTGTTGAAAACAGACCGGTTCTTTTCCACGTTTTCAGCAATGGTGGTGTCATGCTGTACCGTTACATCATCGAGGCGCTCCACGCCCACAAGCCGTTTCAGAACCTCAGAGTAGCTGGCACCATTTTCGATAGTGCCCCTGGCAGAAGAAACTTGCGAGGAGGCCTTCGTGCCCTGGCAACTGTCCTGGTCTCCGTGAACGTGCTGCTCAAGTATTTCCTGCTGTTCACTTTTGCCAGCACGGCCGTGGTGCTGCGGATCCTGCTGTACCCCCTGACCCGCTTCATCCACGAGAGCCATTACGACGCCCTGCTGAAAGCGCCCTCGCGCTGGCCCGAGCTCTACCTCTATTCTCAGGCCGATCTCATCATCAAGGCCAGCGAGGTTCAGCTCATGGCCAGTGCCCGGCAGCAGCTCGGTGTTCCTGTGAAAGCTGTGGACTTCTCGGATTCGGCTCACGTCAGCCACATGCGGCTGTACCCCACCTACTACCGCAGCCTCTGCACGACTTTCCTGTCTGACTGTGTCGGGGCCTCCCCTCCTTAG
- the RPS8 gene encoding 40S ribosomal protein S8: MGISRDNWHKRRKTGGKRKPYHKKRKYELGRPPANTKIGPRRIHTVRVRGGNKKYRALRLDVGNFSWGSECCTRKTRIIDVVYNASNNELVRTKTLVKNCIVLIDSTPYRQWYEAHYALPLGRKKGAKLTPEEEEILNKKRSKKIQKKYDERKKNAKIASILEEQFQQGKLLACIASRPGQCGRADGYVLEGKELEFYLRKIKARKGK, encoded by the exons ATGG GTATCTCCAGGGACAACTGGCATAAGCGTCGCAAGACTGGGGGCAAGAGGAAGCCCTACCATAAGAAGAGGAAGTATGAGTTGGGGCGGCCTCCTGCCAACACTAAG ATTGGCCCTCGCCGGATTCATACCGTGAGAGTTCGCGGGGGAAATAAGAAGTACCGAGCCCTTCGGTTGGATGTTGGCAacttctcctgggggtcagaaT GCTGCACTCGCAAGACCAGAATTATTGATGTTGTGTACAACGCTTCCAACAACGAGCTGGTGCGGACCAAGACCCTGGTGAAGAACTGCATCGTGCTCATTGACAGCACCCCATACCGGCAGTGGTACGAGGCCCACTATGCCCTGCCCCTTGGACGCAAGAAGGGCGCCAAACTG ACTCCTGAAGAGGAGGAAATACTGAATAAGAAGCGTTCAAAGAAGATCCAGAAAAAATATGATGAGCGAAAGAAGAATGCCAAGATAGCAAGTATTCTTGAGGAGCAGTTCCAGCAAGGAAAGCTACTTG CCTGCATTGCCTCCAGACCTGGACAGTGTGGCCGAGCCGATGGCTATGTGTTGGAAGGCAAGGAATTAGAGTTCTACTTGAGGAAGATCAAGGCCAGAAAAGGCAAATGA